The following proteins are co-located in the Candidatus Methanoperedens sp. genome:
- the cooS gene encoding anaerobic carbon-monoxide dehydrogenase catalytic subunit, with translation MVFKIRFNFNRYFEITMKNNDLKNPDNATNEMIRHAHVLGIETIFDRNGNYGAGECKKAKCNFGSRGICCKQCMLGPCRISGRSLKGTCGASADTIVARNLLMMIGRGTAAHSSHALHVASTLLKTIRNNTSFRIKEPMKLESVARKINCSEHGVKAMGTTVAELAISDIMGDEKYMRFAMSYYPPDVIRNLSNLGVMPGSVGRELLDSGHETSMGTMADPTGFVLHAARLGIADISSLIISAELQDVLFGTPKIVSSKIGFNVLEKDKVNVVIQGHVPLLSEKIIEFSDDPGLVEKARSLGASGINVVGCCCTGNDALMRHGIPIAGSNIHQELIIATGIAEALVVDVQCIYPNIENVAKHFHTKIISTMKEARFKTAYHIPFDEENADDAAKSILNAAIENFPKRGHKIFLPEEKSHDLMAGFSVENILGVLATINPQDPFRPLIEHIKSGDINGIVLMAGCISPEMTESSQVIIVKELLKQNVLVFSTGCAAQSCARGGLLTPDATMEFAGDKLKRVLKSLGDVAGKPLPPVWHFGSCVDNSRAIILAIALAQRMGISLKDLPIAASASDWVAEKAAAIGAGTVALGITVHLGRAPPILGGPEVVTLLTRKSEEIFGAGFIIEEDPIKASQLLLLRIGNARKKLGLCSDIGIHGSQQLDKKDISISQNKSPNPQNPIPLPTY, from the coding sequence ATGGTCTTTAAAATACGTTTTAATTTTAACAGATATTTTGAAATTACCATGAAAAATAATGATCTAAAAAATCCGGATAATGCAACAAATGAAATGATCAGGCACGCACATGTGCTGGGAATAGAAACCATTTTTGACAGGAATGGAAATTATGGTGCCGGGGAATGCAAGAAAGCAAAATGTAATTTCGGTTCAAGAGGGATATGCTGCAAGCAATGTATGCTGGGACCATGCAGGATTTCAGGCCGTTCCTTAAAAGGAACATGTGGTGCAAGTGCTGATACTATTGTGGCACGAAATCTTCTCATGATGATAGGAAGAGGTACTGCTGCACATTCATCCCATGCCCTGCATGTGGCATCAACATTACTCAAGACAATCCGGAACAATACATCATTCAGGATAAAAGAACCGATGAAATTAGAATCGGTCGCAAGGAAAATCAATTGCAGCGAACATGGGGTCAAAGCCATGGGTACAACTGTCGCAGAACTGGCAATATCCGATATCATGGGCGATGAAAAATATATGAGGTTTGCCATGTCATATTATCCTCCCGATGTTATCAGGAATCTTTCAAATCTTGGAGTAATGCCAGGGTCGGTTGGAAGGGAATTGCTCGATTCCGGGCATGAAACCTCTATGGGCACTATGGCTGATCCCACAGGGTTCGTACTCCATGCGGCAAGGCTGGGTATAGCTGATATTTCATCACTTATCATAAGTGCGGAATTACAGGATGTGCTTTTTGGCACACCAAAAATAGTCTCTTCAAAGATCGGCTTTAATGTGCTTGAAAAAGATAAAGTGAATGTGGTAATCCAGGGTCATGTCCCGCTGCTTTCAGAGAAGATCATTGAATTTTCAGATGACCCCGGACTCGTTGAAAAAGCAAGATCCCTTGGTGCCAGCGGCATAAATGTAGTGGGCTGCTGCTGCACGGGGAATGATGCATTGATGAGACATGGAATTCCGATTGCAGGAAGCAATATTCACCAGGAACTTATAATCGCCACAGGAATTGCCGAAGCCTTAGTCGTTGATGTCCAGTGTATTTATCCCAATATTGAGAATGTTGCAAAGCATTTTCATACAAAGATCATATCAACTATGAAAGAAGCAAGATTCAAAACCGCATACCATATACCTTTCGATGAAGAAAATGCAGATGACGCTGCAAAAAGCATCCTTAATGCAGCGATTGAGAATTTCCCGAAAAGGGGGCATAAAATCTTCCTGCCAGAAGAAAAGTCTCATGACCTGATGGCAGGTTTCTCGGTTGAGAATATTCTTGGTGTTCTTGCTACAATAAATCCGCAAGACCCGTTCAGACCATTAATAGAACATATAAAGTCAGGAGATATAAACGGGATTGTTCTTATGGCAGGCTGCATAAGCCCGGAAATGACCGAATCCAGCCAGGTGATAATCGTAAAAGAATTACTAAAGCAGAACGTACTTGTTTTCTCAACAGGATGCGCTGCGCAGTCATGTGCAAGAGGAGGACTTCTTACACCTGATGCTACAATGGAATTTGCAGGCGATAAATTAAAAAGAGTATTGAAATCGCTTGGTGATGTAGCAGGGAAGCCGCTTCCTCCTGTATGGCATTTCGGGAGTTGCGTTGACAATTCAAGGGCGATCATCCTGGCAATTGCACTTGCACAGAGGATGGGAATATCATTAAAAGACCTGCCTATAGCTGCATCAGCTTCCGACTGGGTGGCTGAAAAGGCCGCTGCAATAGGAGCAGGCACAGTAGCGCTGGGCATTACGGTTCACCTGGGGAGAGCCCCGCCAATTCTTGGAGGACCCGAAGTTGTTACTTTACTGACCCGGAAATCAGAGGAAATATTTGGCGCAGGGTTCATTATTGAAGAAGACCCGATAAAAGCATCGCAACTGCTTCTTTTACGCATAGGGAATGCAAGGAAAAAGCTGGGTCTGTGTTCGGATATTGGCATACATGGCTCACAGCAGCTAGATAAAAAGGATATTTCGATCTCCCAGAATAAATCCCCTAATCCTCAAAATCCGATACCCCTGCCGACATATTAA
- a CDS encoding NAD-dependent isocitrate dehydrogenase, whose protein sequence is MKIAIIPGDGIGKEVLPAALSVLDVFGLDIEKVPLEIGFGKWEKTGSAINDDDISLIKQCDCVLFGAITTVPDPNYKSVLVRLRKELDLYANIRPFTPLEKVKLPCAKKFDFVIVRENTEGMYSGVEELHEDVAYSTRIITRKGSARIAEKACRIAKMRKKQLTIVHKANVLKSDSFFRDVCTGVAKKNDIVYNEMLVDAMAYDMILHPEKYDVIVTTNLFGDILSDEAAAMVGGLGLCPSANIGDKYALFEPIHGSAPDIAGKGIANPIAAILSVKMMLEWAGFGVEATKIGQAVNNVLDNGIVTPDLGGSCSTLDISNEITKLIR, encoded by the coding sequence ATGAAAATCGCAATTATTCCCGGTGATGGCATAGGGAAGGAAGTCTTACCTGCGGCATTATCAGTACTTGATGTTTTCGGCCTTGATATAGAGAAAGTTCCTCTTGAGATTGGTTTTGGCAAATGGGAAAAAACGGGAAGTGCTATCAATGATGATGATATTTCTCTCATCAAGCAGTGCGATTGCGTTCTTTTCGGGGCTATTACAACTGTGCCTGATCCCAATTATAAGAGCGTTCTTGTGCGGTTGCGCAAAGAACTCGACCTGTATGCAAATATCCGTCCTTTCACGCCTCTTGAAAAAGTTAAATTACCCTGTGCAAAGAAATTCGATTTTGTGATAGTAAGGGAAAATACGGAGGGCATGTACTCAGGTGTCGAAGAACTGCATGAGGATGTTGCATATTCCACAAGAATAATTACACGCAAAGGCAGTGCAAGAATCGCAGAAAAAGCATGCAGGATCGCAAAGATGAGGAAAAAGCAGTTAACTATAGTCCATAAAGCAAATGTTTTGAAATCCGATTCGTTTTTCCGTGATGTCTGCACAGGCGTTGCGAAAAAAAATGATATAGTATATAATGAAATGCTCGTAGATGCCATGGCATACGATATGATCCTGCATCCGGAGAAATATGATGTGATAGTGACTACAAATCTTTTCGGGGACATACTTAGCGACGAAGCTGCGGCTATGGTAGGCGGCCTGGGCCTGTGTCCCAGCGCCAATATCGGCGATAAATATGCGCTTTTTGAACCCATACATGGCAGCGCTCCCGATATTGCAGGAAAAGGCATTGCTAATCCTATAGCAGCCATACTGAGCGTCAAGATGATGCTTGAATGGGCAGGGTTTGGCGTGGAAGCAACAAAAATAGGCCAGGCTGTAAATAATGTTCTTGATAATGGTATCGTTACTCCTGACCTTGGAGGTTCCTGTTCTACTCTTGATATTTCAAATGAAATCACAAAATTGATTAGATGA
- a CDS encoding rRNA biogenesis protein has protein sequence MQIRTWFGIFNVENNTIISAEIFPKDLSSITKRLLHEPLLLRGNVAGSDLRRLAIKYGFAGSGDEYDKLLHELEIMLAKEQVAQTVTPDRRIIAAVEAIDDLNETGNVLSERLKEWYIMNFEDTILKGEELARKIIEMDEQGRAADLEIMQSFSLSLVALYETRNRIEEYLKENMPLIAPNITSITGHILGARLLSIAGSLEKLASMPSGTIQVIGANNALFKHLKGKAPSPKHGVIFRHPIINTAPKWQRGKIARVLAAKISLASRYDLYSGDVKEDLQRELMLKVDAIRKKPTRQKK, from the coding sequence ATGCAAATTCGAACATGGTTCGGTATTTTCAATGTAGAAAATAACACCATCATAAGTGCCGAAATATTCCCGAAAGACCTTTCTTCAATCACTAAACGACTCCTCCATGAACCCCTCCTGTTAAGAGGAAATGTCGCAGGTTCGGACCTTCGCAGACTGGCTATAAAATATGGTTTTGCAGGTTCGGGTGATGAATATGATAAATTGCTCCATGAACTCGAAATCATGCTTGCAAAAGAACAGGTTGCTCAAACCGTGACACCCGACAGGCGGATAATCGCTGCTGTTGAAGCTATCGATGATCTTAATGAGACAGGTAACGTCCTTTCAGAAAGATTGAAGGAATGGTACATCATGAATTTTGAGGATACGATTTTGAAAGGTGAAGAACTTGCCCGAAAAATTATTGAGATGGACGAACAGGGAAGAGCCGCTGACCTGGAAATAATGCAAAGCTTCTCTTTGAGCCTTGTGGCATTGTATGAAACACGAAACCGTATCGAAGAATACCTGAAAGAAAACATGCCGCTGATAGCGCCAAATATAACAAGTATCACAGGACATATACTCGGGGCGCGCCTGTTAAGTATCGCAGGGAGCCTTGAAAAGCTTGCTTCCATGCCTTCTGGCACGATACAGGTAATAGGTGCGAACAATGCGCTTTTCAAACACCTGAAGGGTAAAGCCCCATCACCGAAACATGGTGTTATTTTCAGGCATCCGATCATCAATACTGCCCCAAAATGGCAGCGCGGGAAGATCGCACGGGTGCTTGCAGCTAAAATATCCCTTGCTTCAAGATATGACCTTTATTCAGGCGATGTAAAAGAAGATTTGCAGCGGGAATTAATGTTAAAGGTTGATGCTATCAGGAAAAAACCTACAAGGCAAAAGAAATAA
- a CDS encoding PGF-pre-PGF domain-containing protein yields MRTICMKQQIIVSMMLLILAIPASSAVATITIGAISYDSTVVKDESITVSSSVTASTVTGTLTVDVTLTDNSGLFNIPTPVQQLQFTTNGTKAISWTITATSSGTNAAPFTITGSGDDGSNGVRSSTSAVTVKDRPVISISASSNVSSIATGGYASVSYVVSNDASVGASDATNVNVTLVLPAGWSLSSGTNPYALGSIAPGASTSGSWTVRATSPAASNTFTLNAISSIPGGTESGTVSITGPSGSGDSGSSGGGGGGGGGGGRSGENVSNIEVIEKYDMQISKDALTTYRFTDKKNPLMYVNITGNTTLGIITTSVEVLKNTSTLVSFPPEGLVYKNANIWVGTAGFATPKNIRDALIKFRVENSWMNENSVQNSAIVLEKWDGSNWIQLETKFVSKDDTYSIFEGRTNSFSPFAIVAKAGVAATIAPATTSGSSTTRAPGAAGTAPGKAPSGSPTWLIAVIVIVIIGAAVYFLARKKR; encoded by the coding sequence ATGAGGACGATCTGTATGAAACAACAAATTATCGTATCCATGATGCTATTGATTCTTGCGATCCCGGCATCATCGGCAGTTGCGACAATAACTATTGGAGCGATCAGTTATGATAGTACGGTAGTAAAGGATGAGAGTATAACAGTTTCATCATCTGTGACTGCATCGACTGTGACGGGAACACTGACCGTGGATGTAACACTGACAGATAACTCGGGATTGTTCAATATCCCGACACCTGTCCAGCAATTGCAGTTCACGACCAATGGCACAAAAGCAATCTCATGGACGATAACGGCAACAAGCTCCGGAACGAACGCAGCTCCGTTTACTATCACGGGATCAGGCGACGACGGGAGTAACGGGGTAAGATCCTCAACTTCCGCGGTCACCGTAAAAGACAGGCCGGTCATTTCAATATCCGCCTCCTCAAATGTATCTTCAATAGCAACAGGAGGCTATGCTTCTGTAAGCTATGTTGTTTCAAATGACGCCTCCGTTGGCGCTTCGGATGCCACGAATGTTAATGTGACACTTGTATTGCCAGCCGGATGGAGCCTTTCTTCCGGAACTAATCCATATGCTCTTGGCTCTATTGCGCCAGGGGCCTCCACGTCAGGTTCATGGACCGTAAGGGCGACCTCTCCGGCCGCATCCAACACATTCACATTAAATGCCATCTCTTCCATCCCGGGAGGAACAGAATCCGGAACAGTATCTATCACAGGTCCTTCCGGCAGCGGGGACAGTGGCAGTTCTGGCGGGGGAGGCGGTGGAGGAGGCGGCGGAGGCAGATCAGGTGAGAATGTATCAAATATCGAAGTGATCGAGAAATATGATATGCAGATATCAAAAGATGCTCTTACCACCTATAGGTTCACTGATAAAAAGAACCCGCTAATGTATGTCAATATAACAGGCAACACCACTCTGGGGATCATCACCACATCAGTAGAAGTATTGAAGAATACCTCGACACTTGTGAGCTTCCCGCCTGAGGGACTTGTATATAAGAATGCTAATATCTGGGTCGGAACTGCGGGCTTTGCAACTCCGAAGAATATCAGGGATGCTCTCATCAAATTCAGGGTTGAAAACTCCTGGATGAATGAGAACAGCGTTCAAAACAGCGCAATAGTTCTTGAGAAATGGGATGGAAGCAACTGGATACAGCTTGAGACAAAGTTCGTATCAAAGGATGACACCTACTCGATCTTTGAGGGCAGGACAAACTCCTTCTCACCCTTTGCAATAGTTGCAAAAGCAGGAGTTGCAGCAACAATCGCCCCCGCAACAACATCAGGCTCAAGTACAACCAGAGCGCCGGGAGCAGCAGGAACAGCGCCAGGCAAGGCGCCATCAGGTTCCCCGACATGGCTTATCGCAGTGATCGTAATCGTGATCATCGGGGCTGCGGTTTATTTCCTGGCCAGGAAGAAAAGATGA
- a CDS encoding DUF2334 domain-containing protein codes for MSVILGVIPFTHIEDDKIIYEYLLSIKDNPHVEIAQHGTYHTQSEIFNLTEDETYKLAKIGKDKLYDLLKINPVTFIPPNNEYNDNSTFPLSELGFKYLSAGNQYWDNLYDTRMYRVGYSTATKYGNNGAITPDTQVISDCKESLDATNFCLVLFHPQDYDNRGLDSFKNILDGLLKLNATTKTFGSK; via the coding sequence ATGTCAGTGATTCTGGGCGTAATTCCTTTCACTCACATAGAGGATGATAAGATAATTTATGAGTATCTGTTATCAATCAAAGATAATCCTCATGTAGAAATTGCACAACATGGAACATATCATACTCAAAGTGAGATTTTTAATTTAACCGAAGATGAAACGTATAAATTAGCAAAAATAGGAAAAGACAAACTCTATGATCTACTGAAGATAAATCCAGTAACTTTCATTCCACCGAATAATGAATACAATGATAATAGCACATTCCCATTAAGTGAACTGGGATTTAAGTATCTATCTGCGGGAAATCAGTATTGGGATAACCTATATGATACCCGTATGTATAGAGTGGGATATTCAACAGCAACAAAGTATGGTAATAACGGAGCTATTACTCCGGATACCCAAGTAATTAGTGATTGTAAAGAAAGCTTAGATGCAACCAATTTTTGCTTAGTATTATTCCATCCGCAAGACTACGATAATAGAGGTCTTGATAGCTTTAAAAATATATTAGATGGACTATTAAAATTGAATGCAACAACAAAAACATTTGGAAGTAAGTAA
- a CDS encoding PGF-pre-PGF domain-containing protein: protein MSNYKKTLTITLIISFFLIILIISASSSPVPDNLDRDDNNAILLKNARIDTSLPQPSKVVQNTAISQNQIDENGYYLVQFKGYTKEEWKQALRASGAVLYDYVPNNAFIVMMNSSVKSQVEALDPVKWVGIYEPGYRISPALSSSSGIMGQEPVNENITVLLFDAADNQRVSDETTGLGGEIISNSGDRIRVRITKTKVPDVARINGVSWIEKYVQPVLMNDVAANITTAYSVRNTHGLTGAGQIVAVADTGLDMGVNDATMHDDIEGRIAALHAWWSAYGDSGAEDNNGHGTHVTGSILGNGSQSNGKYTGMAPEARLVFQAMEYDGPNPSMNGKLIFPIDLSSLFQEAYNDGAKIHSNSWGLSDLFDPPFGDYISDSQYVDSFMWDNPDMLIVFAAGNEGVSGGNTVLPPATAKNAIAVGASENLRIEGGFYSDNVNDIAYFSSRGFTDDNRIKPDVVAPGTYVISTRSSKPSASYSWGVFDSYYAYDSGTSMATPIVAGTAALVRQYYVNNKSISPSAALIKATLINGAINMSLPKNAQGWGRVDIENSLFPALPRIMRYYDNSTGLSTWQYWNVSYEISNSSEPFRVTLVWSDYPGVPYAGITLVNNLDLTVTGPNGTYYGNGAPDIRNNVEQVELVSPPLGLYTIRINGTNIPQGPQPFALVISGALDFLPPSASNEFPTNNSYTNNNTTNVAVNITDTVSGVNLSSTEMIINGSYVSFSNTPISNGYRIQNVTTVPYSDGRVNISINATNNDSKSLIYSWSFIVDTKAPYVTINPVSYQRGTAAKTGGIIQLNISAVDPSVNSTSSGLKNASVNVSLINNTGIITLTNNSGFWKGNVTLDRSVDDGNYSLNVLFSDNASNINSSEYINVSVDNTPPSVTDVSVSSVFVNVTDSVNITANITSGDLGSEVNASEVFSRVTYPNGTSINYPMNPGNGNLSYYNFTDTVQYGRFNVTIIANDTTGNTNSTRIKQFVTVLMTINTSVETNANNDTVVYAPASNTTLRLFTYNTSYGAINITQSRVNISSPELNITNPGIYVLVNASQEIRNNLTYVVLSVNYTNADVSSFVESSLRLYRWNTTSSLWDKLSGPGSPSYVNDAGVDTINNFVWANLTNLSEFAIGGNLYTPPSQQTVSSGGGGGGGGGGGASGENYSNIEVTEKYDLSIYKDKVTSYMFKNNSNPVMFVNITGNTSFGDITASIEVLRSNSTMVKNKPPGNIYKNINIWVGSSTFNRPKNIKEGIIRFRVLNSWLDSNSITNIKMVMWDGSDWRELETNEVTKDNIYSYYDASTRSFANFAITGTRGTETQFSSSSSFKNVEPGPAENVTLVAGPDKKAPGFEISTLVLLCYVFFLSRQQRK, encoded by the coding sequence ATGTCAAATTATAAAAAAACATTAACAATAACATTAATAATATCTTTCTTCCTGATAATTTTAATTATATCTGCAAGCTCAAGTCCGGTTCCGGATAATTTAGATCGCGACGATAACAATGCTATTCTCTTAAAGAACGCAAGAATTGATACATCCCTCCCGCAGCCCTCAAAAGTTGTTCAGAATACTGCTATTTCGCAAAATCAAATTGATGAGAATGGGTACTATCTCGTACAATTCAAAGGATACACAAAAGAGGAGTGGAAGCAGGCTTTGCGCGCTTCGGGCGCAGTCCTGTATGATTATGTTCCCAATAATGCTTTTATAGTCATGATGAATTCATCTGTAAAATCACAGGTGGAGGCGCTGGATCCGGTGAAGTGGGTCGGGATATATGAGCCAGGATACAGGATAAGCCCCGCGCTTTCCTCATCATCCGGAATTATGGGACAAGAGCCAGTAAATGAAAATATTACGGTTCTCCTGTTTGATGCCGCGGATAACCAGCGTGTATCGGATGAAACAACAGGACTTGGCGGCGAAATAATCAGTAATTCAGGGGACAGGATCAGGGTCAGGATAACAAAAACGAAGGTTCCTGATGTTGCACGGATAAACGGGGTGAGCTGGATAGAAAAATATGTGCAGCCTGTTCTTATGAATGATGTTGCGGCCAATATAACAACAGCATATTCTGTCAGGAATACGCATGGGTTGACTGGCGCGGGGCAGATCGTGGCTGTGGCTGATACCGGGCTGGATATGGGAGTTAACGATGCAACGATGCACGATGATATTGAAGGAAGGATTGCAGCTTTGCATGCCTGGTGGTCTGCCTACGGAGATAGCGGTGCAGAGGATAATAATGGTCATGGAACTCATGTCACAGGATCAATTCTTGGAAACGGTTCACAATCAAATGGTAAATATACAGGTATGGCGCCTGAAGCTCGCCTTGTATTTCAAGCTATGGAGTATGATGGGCCAAATCCCTCAATGAATGGGAAGTTGATTTTCCCTATTGACCTTTCCTCACTTTTTCAGGAAGCATACAATGATGGAGCAAAAATTCATAGTAACAGTTGGGGATTAAGTGATCTATTCGATCCACCATTTGGTGATTACATTTCTGATTCTCAATATGTTGATAGTTTCATGTGGGATAATCCTGATATGCTTATTGTTTTTGCAGCGGGAAATGAAGGGGTTTCAGGAGGTAATACGGTTCTTCCTCCGGCTACTGCAAAAAATGCAATTGCGGTTGGGGCATCAGAGAATCTCAGGATTGAAGGAGGATTTTACTCTGACAATGTGAATGACATTGCTTACTTTAGCAGTAGGGGATTCACTGATGATAACAGGATAAAACCGGATGTCGTGGCGCCAGGAACTTATGTTATTTCTACACGGTCAAGCAAACCAAGTGCTTCATATTCCTGGGGTGTTTTTGATTCATATTATGCGTATGACAGCGGCACAAGCATGGCAACGCCGATAGTTGCAGGCACAGCAGCACTTGTAAGGCAGTATTATGTTAACAACAAGTCCATTTCACCTAGCGCCGCACTGATAAAAGCAACACTAATAAATGGTGCTATTAATATGAGTTTGCCAAAGAATGCCCAGGGCTGGGGGCGTGTGGATATCGAAAATTCCCTGTTCCCGGCATTGCCGCGAATTATGCGATATTATGATAATAGCACAGGACTGAGCACTTGGCAATACTGGAATGTAAGTTACGAAATCAGCAATAGCTCCGAGCCATTTAGAGTAACTCTTGTATGGTCAGATTATCCTGGAGTTCCTTATGCAGGTATTACACTCGTGAATAACCTTGACCTGACAGTAACAGGCCCCAATGGGACGTATTACGGGAATGGTGCGCCGGATATCAGGAACAATGTAGAACAGGTCGAACTGGTATCCCCACCGCTTGGGCTATACACAATAAGAATAAATGGGACAAATATTCCCCAGGGACCCCAGCCCTTTGCTCTTGTAATTTCAGGGGCACTGGATTTTCTTCCTCCTTCTGCAAGCAATGAGTTCCCCACTAATAATTCATACACGAATAACAACACTACAAATGTAGCAGTAAACATAACCGATACTGTTTCAGGAGTGAACCTTTCCTCAACAGAAATGATAATTAATGGTTCTTATGTCTCTTTTTCAAATACTCCCATATCTAATGGATACAGGATACAGAATGTAACGACTGTTCCTTATAGCGATGGACGGGTTAATATATCAATAAATGCCACAAATAACGACTCAAAATCGCTGATTTATTCATGGTCTTTTATTGTAGATACAAAAGCCCCGTATGTAACCATCAACCCGGTCTCCTACCAGCGCGGTACAGCAGCAAAAACAGGCGGCATAATACAGCTAAATATCTCTGCGGTCGATCCTTCAGTCAACTCCACTTCATCAGGTCTGAAAAATGCATCTGTGAATGTGTCTTTAATAAACAACACAGGAATAATAACGCTCACTAACAATTCAGGTTTCTGGAAGGGAAATGTAACATTAGATAGATCAGTAGATGATGGGAATTATTCCCTGAATGTCCTATTTTCCGATAATGCAAGCAACATCAATAGCAGCGAGTACATTAACGTTTCAGTTGACAACACACCCCCTTCAGTAACTGATGTTTCCGTTTCATCAGTATTTGTGAATGTAACAGACTCCGTAAATATTACAGCGAACATCACTTCTGGCGACCTGGGAAGTGAAGTCAATGCAAGTGAAGTTTTCTCACGTGTGACATATCCGAATGGCACGTCAATAAATTATCCTATGAATCCTGGCAATGGCAATTTATCCTATTACAATTTCACTGATACAGTACAATACGGCCGCTTTAATGTAACCATAATTGCGAACGATACTACAGGGAACACGAACAGCACCCGGATAAAACAATTCGTTACTGTTCTCATGACAATTAATACAAGTGTGGAAACAAACGCAAATAATGATACTGTAGTATATGCTCCCGCATCCAACACAACGCTGCGCTTATTCACCTATAACACAAGCTATGGCGCAATAAACATTACACAATCGCGGGTAAATATCTCATCACCGGAACTTAATATCACAAATCCCGGCATATATGTGCTTGTAAATGCAAGCCAGGAAATCCGGAATAACCTGACGTATGTAGTTCTCTCAGTAAATTATACGAATGCAGATGTAAGCTCTTTTGTGGAGAGTTCTTTACGATTATACAGGTGGAATACCACCTCATCCCTGTGGGATAAACTTTCCGGCCCGGGTTCACCTTCATACGTAAATGATGCTGGCGTAGATACTATCAATAATTTTGTCTGGGCCAACCTTACAAACCTTAGCGAATTTGCAATAGGTGGCAACCTTTATACACCGCCATCACAGCAAACCGTTTCATCAGGCGGCGGAGGCGGAGGTGGAGGCGGGGGCGGCGCTTCAGGTGAAAATTATTCCAATATCGAAGTAACTGAAAAATACGACCTGTCGATCTATAAAGACAAAGTGACTTCCTACATGTTCAAGAACAACAGCAATCCTGTAATGTTTGTTAATATTACAGGTAATACCAGTTTTGGTGATATAACTGCAAGCATAGAAGTCCTCAGGTCTAATTCAACAATGGTAAAGAATAAACCCCCGGGAAATATATATAAAAATATTAATATCTGGGTAGGATCATCAACTTTTAACAGGCCAAAAAATATAAAAGAAGGTATTATCAGGTTCAGGGTATTGAACTCATGGCTTGATAGCAACAGTATCACAAACATCAAAATGGTCATGTGGGATGGCAGCGATTGGAGAGAGCTTGAAACAAATGAGGTTACAAAAGATAACATTTATTCATATTACGATGCCAGTACCCGGTCATTTGCAAATTTTGCAATAACAGGAACAAGAGGCACAGAAACGCAATTTTCATCGTCTTCATCTTTCAAAAATGTGGAACCCGGTCCAGCTGAAAATGTTACGCTGGTCGCAGGTCCGGATAAGAAAGCGCCAGGCTTTGAAATTAGTACCCTGGTATTATTGTGTTATGTGTTTTTCCTGTCCAGGCAACAGAGAAAATGA
- a CDS encoding 3-isopropylmalate dehydratase small subunit, with the protein MTGKNNIISGRAWKFGDNVDTDVIIPGKYLRTTDMNVFASHVMEGIDPLFSQKVRKGDIIVAGKNFGCGSSREQAPLALKYAGIACIVAESFARIFFRNAINVGLPIIEARIDCEEGDNIEIDLEKGIVKNNGKTYPATKLPDFLREILADGGLVEHRKKVTP; encoded by the coding sequence ATGACTGGCAAAAACAATATTATATCGGGAAGAGCCTGGAAATTCGGTGATAATGTCGATACCGATGTTATAATTCCCGGTAAATACCTGCGCACGACTGATATGAACGTATTCGCGTCCCATGTTATGGAAGGGATCGACCCGTTATTTTCCCAAAAAGTCCGAAAAGGTGACATAATCGTAGCTGGAAAGAATTTCGGATGCGGCTCATCCAGGGAACAGGCACCCCTGGCTTTAAAATATGCAGGCATAGCGTGCATCGTAGCCGAATCATTCGCCCGGATATTTTTCAGGAACGCAATAAATGTGGGATTGCCTATTATCGAAGCAAGGATTGATTGCGAAGAGGGGGATAATATCGAGATCGACCTTGAGAAAGGAATTGTGAAAAATAATGGGAAAACATATCCGGCCACAAAACTCCCGGATTTCCTGCGCGAGATACTTGCTGATGGCGGACTTGTTGAACATCGCAAAAAGGTGACTCCTTGA